One genomic region from Gemmatimonadota bacterium encodes:
- a CDS encoding cupin domain-containing protein has protein sequence MGVVHKHRGQNGANDWSGVEMVPYSKGGAVGGSVRVVIGPDDGANNFSVRYFEIEPGGQSSFDRHAHDHGIYILRGRAKVLIGWDVHDVGPGDVVYIAPNEQHQFESTGEEPLGFLCVVPPKDDAPDTA, from the coding sequence ATGGGCGTAGTACACAAGCACCGCGGCCAGAACGGAGCAAACGACTGGTCGGGGGTGGAGATGGTTCCCTACAGCAAGGGCGGAGCGGTAGGCGGGTCGGTCCGGGTGGTGATCGGCCCCGACGACGGCGCGAACAATTTCTCCGTGCGCTACTTCGAAATCGAGCCCGGCGGCCAGTCCTCCTTCGACCGCCACGCCCATGACCACGGAATATACATCCTGCGGGGCCGGGCGAAGGTGCTCATCGGGTGGGACGTACATGACGTGGGGCCGGGCGACGTGGTATACATCGCCCCCAACGAACAACACCAGTTCGAAAGCACAGGCGAAGAACCGCTCGGATTCCTGTGCGTCGTTCCCCCCAAAG
- a CDS encoding ferritin-like domain-containing protein — MTEDFSIPLPDTSDWGEPDRGIRVKPVDGRGIRMRDCQVGRAGEVPEVAPEGRGLAQRGSVVDPGTPEFGFTIREKKLVWADNIAELYEQGKAGQWDATTDIPWHDLPELPDDLEQAVCQVMTFLIQNEYLAMYLPAKFMNRIDPQFSEVVLFLATQVMDEARHAEVFTKRALANGGGLQYVSAATEWSLRSLLAQDDYSNGSFLMHVLGEGTFMELLMFLEQVAPDPVTAKTFKLARQDEGRHVGYGISHFAYHIEQDPSIKDDLMRAAEERTLFLQQASGSSPFVLKAMMTLAGGGSHPEQLARGRDAVMGLYEEMHRKRVRELVSIGFDRPDAERISELHGSGVRNFM; from the coding sequence ATGACCGAAGATTTCAGTATTCCGCTGCCCGACACGTCCGACTGGGGCGAGCCAGACCGGGGGATCAGGGTGAAACCCGTCGACGGCCGCGGCATCCGCATGCGGGACTGCCAGGTCGGCAGGGCGGGCGAGGTGCCGGAGGTGGCGCCCGAAGGCCGCGGGCTGGCGCAGCGCGGATCGGTGGTCGATCCCGGGACGCCGGAGTTCGGATTTACCATCCGGGAGAAGAAGCTGGTATGGGCCGATAACATCGCGGAGCTGTACGAGCAGGGCAAGGCGGGGCAGTGGGACGCGACGACCGACATCCCCTGGCACGATTTGCCCGAGTTGCCGGACGACCTCGAGCAGGCCGTGTGCCAGGTCATGACCTTCCTGATCCAGAACGAATACCTGGCCATGTACCTGCCGGCCAAGTTCATGAACCGGATCGACCCCCAGTTTTCCGAGGTGGTCCTCTTCCTGGCCACGCAGGTCATGGACGAGGCCCGGCACGCGGAGGTCTTCACCAAGCGGGCCCTCGCCAACGGCGGCGGCCTGCAGTACGTCTCGGCCGCCACGGAATGGTCCCTGCGCAGCCTGCTGGCGCAGGACGACTACTCGAACGGCTCCTTCCTGATGCACGTGCTGGGCGAGGGGACCTTCATGGAGCTCCTCATGTTCCTGGAACAGGTGGCGCCCGATCCGGTGACCGCCAAGACCTTCAAGCTGGCGCGCCAGGACGAGGGCCGGCACGTGGGGTACGGCATATCCCATTTCGCCTACCACATCGAGCAGGATCCGTCGATAAAGGACGATCTGATGCGGGCGGCCGAGGAACGGACCCTGTTCCTGCAGCAGGCATCGGGTTCCAGTCCCTTTGTGCTGAAGGCCATGATGACGCTGGCCGGCGGCGGATCGCACCCGGAGCAACTGGCCCGGGGCCGGGACGCGGTGATGGGGCTCTATGAGGAAATGCACCGGAAGCGCGTGCGTGAACTCGTATCGATCGGATTCGACCGTCCGGACGCAGAACGGATATCGGAACTGCACGGCAGCGGCGTGCGCAACTTCATGTAG
- a CDS encoding chloride channel protein, whose product MNLSRLRVFRLWRVMARRFRQRLHANIERMRTTDQVFMISAAVLIGVLGAGGAIAFRELIIFIESVAWGGGLSGNGSLTTLTVLSVPTAGGLVVGILIYFSTREARGLPDVMEAVALRGGRIRPRVAVETSLATAISIGTGLSVGREGPIAQIGAAIGSTFGRLSRVNVHRMRTFVGCGAAAGIAATFNTPIAGALFSLEVILGNFSFSRFSPIVISSVVATAISRHFLGNQPTIIVPPHGVNHPLEFALYAVLGILAAIVGTLFVRALYGVEDLYGKVPLPDYLKPMTGGLLVGALGLLYPQILGVGYDTMDRALFSELDWKLLLILVFMKIAATSFTLGSGASGGVIAPSLFVGCMLGGAFGALVNHLLPGTSATGGAYALVAMGALVSSTIRTPMTSILMIFEMTGNYELILPLAISVIVSTALSAYLLKPSVYTLRLLRRNVDLEKGQETNILRSLNVGQARVASFETIPPEAPLDDLMSRLAESTYTEFYITDDEDRYQGTVTFDRIRSLVAYGEDLEGVIVAHDIAQFDLPTVTDGNTLDRVMLLFGRHQVNAFPVVEPATGRLVGVISREHVMDAYNRETARRDLAGEFGSMVDTLSGGQVVQLGGAYAMVEINAPRRFTGSSIRRLQIRSRHGVQILLIRKREHRADQAHFVPTPDYVIREDDVLLVAGERDRIDRIVNL is encoded by the coding sequence ATGAATCTGTCGCGGTTGAGGGTGTTTCGTCTCTGGCGCGTCATGGCGCGGCGCTTCAGGCAGCGCCTGCATGCCAATATCGAACGCATGCGGACAACCGACCAGGTCTTCATGATCAGCGCCGCGGTGTTGATCGGCGTGCTGGGCGCGGGAGGCGCCATTGCATTCCGCGAGCTGATCATATTCATCGAATCCGTCGCCTGGGGCGGAGGATTGTCCGGCAATGGTTCGCTGACTACGTTGACGGTACTCTCGGTACCCACCGCCGGCGGACTGGTCGTCGGCATTTTGATCTATTTCAGCACCCGGGAAGCCCGCGGCCTGCCCGACGTGATGGAAGCCGTGGCCCTTCGCGGCGGACGCATAAGGCCCCGGGTTGCCGTGGAGACCTCGCTGGCCACGGCCATCAGCATAGGCACCGGGCTGTCGGTGGGCCGTGAGGGACCCATCGCCCAGATCGGCGCCGCCATCGGCTCCACCTTTGGCCGGCTGTCACGCGTCAACGTCCATCGCATGCGGACCTTCGTGGGCTGCGGCGCGGCCGCGGGCATAGCGGCTACCTTCAACACGCCGATCGCCGGTGCGTTGTTCTCCCTCGAAGTCATCCTGGGCAATTTCAGCTTCAGTCGGTTCAGCCCCATCGTGATCTCCTCGGTGGTGGCTACCGCCATCTCCCGTCACTTTCTGGGCAACCAGCCGACGATCATCGTGCCTCCGCACGGCGTGAATCATCCGCTCGAATTCGCCCTGTACGCCGTGCTGGGCATCCTGGCCGCCATCGTGGGCACGCTCTTCGTACGGGCGCTTTACGGCGTGGAGGACCTCTACGGCAAGGTCCCGTTGCCGGATTACCTGAAGCCGATGACCGGAGGACTGCTCGTCGGCGCCCTGGGCCTGCTCTATCCCCAGATCCTCGGCGTGGGATACGACACCATGGACCGGGCCCTGTTCTCCGAACTGGACTGGAAGCTCCTGCTCATCCTGGTCTTCATGAAAATCGCGGCTACATCCTTCACCCTGGGATCCGGCGCGTCGGGAGGCGTGATCGCGCCGTCCCTGTTCGTCGGCTGCATGCTAGGCGGCGCTTTCGGCGCCCTGGTCAACCACCTGCTACCCGGAACGAGCGCCACCGGGGGCGCCTACGCGCTGGTGGCCATGGGCGCCCTGGTGTCTTCGACCATCCGGACCCCCATGACGTCGATTCTGATGATCTTCGAAATGACGGGCAACTACGAGTTGATCCTGCCGCTGGCGATTTCCGTCATCGTCAGTACGGCGCTGTCCGCCTACTTGCTCAAGCCTTCCGTATACACGCTGCGCCTCCTGAGAAGAAACGTGGACCTGGAAAAGGGCCAGGAAACGAACATTCTCAGGTCGCTGAACGTCGGGCAGGCCCGGGTGGCCTCTTTTGAGACGATACCGCCCGAGGCGCCGCTCGACGACCTGATGTCACGCCTGGCCGAGAGTACATACACGGAGTTCTATATCACGGACGATGAGGATCGTTACCAGGGAACGGTCACCTTCGACCGCATCCGCAGTCTCGTCGCGTACGGTGAGGATCTCGAAGGCGTCATCGTGGCTCACGACATCGCCCAGTTCGACCTGCCGACGGTCACCGACGGCAACACGCTGGACCGTGTCATGCTGCTGTTCGGCCGGCACCAGGTAAACGCCTTTCCCGTAGTCGAGCCGGCCACGGGCCGCCTCGTCGGCGTGATCAGCCGGGAACATGTCATGGACGCCTACAACCGGGAGACGGCCAGAAGGGACCTGGCCGGTGAATTCGGGAGCATGGTCGACACGCTTAGCGGCGGACAGGTCGTCCAACTGGGAGGCGCGTACGCCATGGTGGAAATCAACGCGCCCCGGCGGTTCACGGGAAGCAGTATCCGGCGCCTTCAGATTCGCAGCCGGCACGGGGTGCAGATCCTGCTCATCAGGAAACGGGAGCACCGGGCGGACCAGGCGCACTTCGTTCCTACTCCCGACTATGTGATCCGGGAAGATGACGTCCTGCTAGTCGCCGGAGAGCGCGATCGCATAGATCGCATCGTTAACCTGTAA